The following nucleotide sequence is from Anopheles stephensi strain Indian chromosome 3, UCI_ANSTEP_V1.0, whole genome shotgun sequence.
TAGCGATCGTCGGTAAACGATCATACCACCAGGAGCCGATGGACTGAGTGGAAGCTCTTCCACAAGCAAATCGTTGCACCGTTCGACAAGCTGAGCATCCCATCGAGCTCCGACCAGAGCAGCGGCCGTCTTCTTGGCCAGAACAGTCGTTGGCGCCATTCCACCGAATGCCAGGTGGATTTGTTCGACAATATCCGTTCCCGGGCGAAAGCGTACATTGAACGCTCCGTTCACGATGGCAATATCGTCATCGCGCCGTTTGGCCTGTTTATGCGCAATGAAATGCTGATCTTTGTTGGTCCGCGGGATAAAGAGGGACAGCAGAACTTCCTGGGGTTGAATCACGTTCTTTCGATAGCCGGTGAAGAATCCATCGCCCATTCGCACTTTCTGAACTCCGCCGTCCAAGCTCGCTACTTCCAGTTCGATAGCTGCCGCAGTGAAGATGGGATTCAAGTCGGAAATCGGACTTCCCGTCATGATGTTACCTCCCACGGAAGCCACATTGCGGATTTGCTTGCCTGCAAACCAGTGCAGCATATCGACGATAGCTTGAAACAAGCGCGTCTCAGTCGCCGGACCGGTTTCAATCTCCTTCCGGAGtgctttttccatttccatcagCGTGACCGCGGATCCTATTTTCATACCATGCTCTTGTCGCTCGATCATCGTCAGCTCCTTTATTTGGGAAGGATTGGCCAGGACGGGATAGTCAAAGTGCTTAAACTTGACTTCAACCCCTACTTCCGTGTTGCCGACGACAATCTTCGTTTCCGGATGAACTTTTTTCAGCGCCAACAAATCGGCAAGCTTCGTTGGCCGGTACCAGGCGGTGCGGGACGTACGAAAAACCAGCGACTCCGAGTCGAATTTGTCCGAGAGCTTCAGTTCTGGAGGGAAGATGGGCTCCTGGGATGGATCGTAGGGCATAAACTCGCTCGGTTGAAACAGCTCCGTATCTACCTCTTCATTACCGTTCTGGCCGCAACCTTTGCCGTTTCCGTTTCGACAGCATTTCTCGCCCATAGCGCAGTCAGTGCCGTACTCCTTGGTGAAGGTTTTGTATCCCTCCAGGATTGGGCGATACCCGGTACAGCGACACAGATTGCCCTGGAAGGCTATCTCCAGCTCTTTCATCGATGGAACGGGAGAGCTTCGTAGTAACGAGTACATTGACATAACGATGCCGGGAGTGCAAAAGCCGCACTGCGAGCCGTGCGCCTTGGCGATGCGTTCCTGGACCGGATGGAGGCGGGTCCGGGTACTTCCAATACCCTCAACCGTTGTTACGGCCATTCCGTGGACGGAGCACACCGGCGTTAGACAAGCGTTGATCGCCAGATGCTGCAGATGGCCCGTCCTGCGATCGACCTTCGACACCATCACCGTACACGCTCCGCATCCTCCCTCGGCGCATCCGAGCTTCGTGCCACAGAGACGCAGTTTGTCACGCAAATACGCCAACAGAGTACACTCGGGATCTGGAGCGGTATCGGTAGTTTTTTTCCCATTCACAAACAACACTAAAGGCAGATTTTTGAATTGGCTTAGGCTTTCCATTGTAAATAGCTGGGAGGAAACGCCTTCTTTAATTGCCCTTTCTAAATATGGCCTAGTTATACTTGTACGGAAGCCCGCTTCCGagaaaatgataataaaagACGAATACGTTTCTTGCCAAGCACAAACGCTCAGCTGTAAAGGACCGGTATATGGTCGCGAATGAAGACCGTGAACTTGATAAGATAAGGCCGCGAAAGACAAAGCGCACACGCACTATTTATGTGTTGAATAGCAGGAAGGGCGAACGGTGAACAAGAACGAGAGCGAGTGTGTCCAGTAGATAATGACCGCAATCTATTGTCATGCTGACAGTAGGCGCACACGATCGTTGCATTTTGTTGATGCTCGGAAATAGTAAAACATGCAAAACAAGTCGACAGAAGGAACATGACCgctcagtgttttttttttattatcgtAAAATTATAGGTACTAAAACGTAAAGTATTTTAACTGAAAGTACAGTTTAATCTGTTTAAAAGGAATACGCTGGATACGAAGTAATGCGTTTACTTGTTGCAATTTATCTTATATTGaactttttttgtagttgctAGGACTATCTCGCTCTTGGCGGTATGCTTAACTAGGAGTTTTGCTGCTCTTGCAGTAAAGCATATAACAAAGAGTTTGGTTGATCGGCAAGATCACGAGGCGCTCCCTGTTCTACGATATTGCCATCCTGCATGACAAACACTTGGTCGGTGTCGAGAATTCCTCTCAAACGATGGGCTACCACGATTACCGTACGGCCACGGAACGCGTTTTTGAGAACCAACTGAACAGCAGATTCTGACTCAAAATCAAGATTGGATGTACCTTCATCGATCAACacgattttcgattttttgagCAGGGCTCGGGTGAGGCAGAGCAATTGTTTTTGCCCTGCGGAAAGGTTGGCTCCACTAACGTCCAGCTGAGCGTACAAACCCCCGAGTGCTTGCACCAGGGGACTCGCCAAGCAGCAGGTGATGGCTTCCCAAATTTCGGAATCGATGTGTACGGCGCGCGGATCGAGATTATCTCGGATTGTACCGTTGAACAGGAAGGGATCTTGGGAAATCAGCGCGATTCGGCTGCGCAAAACGTCCAAGGGCAAGGTAGATATATTTACAAAGTCCACTGTTATGGTTCCTTTGTCCAAGGGTGCCACCCGCAGCAGTGAAGCCATCACGGACGTTTTTCCCGAACCAGTTCGCCCAACAATGCTGATGCGTTCGCATGGCTTTACGTTCATGTTGATCGATCGTATGGAGTAAGTCAAGTGCTCACGGTAGCGCATATGTACATTGTCAAAAACGACCACTCCCTGGGAGGGCCAACCGAATGGCGGATCGGCAGATCCATCTGCGTTTACTTCCGGTTCCAGCTGGCAGTACTGATTGATACGCTCGACAGCGACAAGCTCCTGCTCCGTTTCGGCTACTGCATACAGCAACCCGGACAGTAACCCAGTGATGGACAATGCGTATGAGATGGCCAGTCCCACTAGCTCGGGAGAGGTCGTATGAGCAGATGTTATTGCCGCTAGCAAGCCGGATCCGCCGACGAGAAAGGCGCCCAACAATTGCAATCGCAGTCCCAACCATTGTTGTGTGGCAGCGGCGGATAGTTGCGCTTTGATGCTTTCGCCCAGTTTGTATAGAAAATCTCGCTGGAATCGCTTCTCGCCGCGTAATGCACGAATCGTAGTCAGTCCTTGCAATGTTTCAGTAAAGTGAGCGTACAGGGGCGACAGGGCGTTGCTCGAAAGGCGTTTTATATCACGTGAAGCATAACGATACTTGTTTTGCAGTGAAAGATATATTGGAACGAGAGGCACAATCAATAGCCCCAGCCAGGGCATGGCATACAGGCTTATCAAGAGGGCTCCCAGCAGTCCAAAAAATTGGGCCAAAAGAATGTTCATTATGAATGGAAGCGTATCGTCTACGGTGTAGACGTCGGATGAGAAACGGTTGAGAATTCTTCCCAGAGGAACAACGTCGAAGAACTGCAGTTTGGTCTGTAAAtaaattgtggaaaaaaaCCCAATAAAACAACTGCAGCATACATAGAGTTCGCAGCTCATACTTACGTAAAGCACGCTGTTCAGCAAGCGATCGTGTATGCATTTGGCAGCTTTTAAACCAGCGTACGCAAACAGGAACGCTCTCAGCAGCGTAAGCAGACTGTTGGTGATGGCTAAAGTTGCATAGATCCCTAAATAATAGAAGGATGGCGATGTGCCATTACTTCCGTCGGTAAAGGCTGGTGCAAGCAGGTGATCGACCATTGCAAGCACTCCTTCTGATGCTTTTTGTTCAAGCACGGTAGGATTATCCACAAACGCTGTACCATTTTGGGGAGCTTGGTTGATCGTCCCGACCCAGTACGCTAGCCACGCATCGGTAAGATTGCGAGAGATTTGCATCATGAGCACGGCAACGACGACCCAAAATCCAAGACTACGTCCCGTAGCTTGCCAGTATGCTCCGAGAACTGTGCGGTCAAGATGGCCGAATTCTCGCGATTCCTCCATTAGCACGCTATCATTGCTTCGCTGGTCGCCCTCATTGCGTACTACCGTTGCATAAGGTGTAGAGTCGTTGGCTATGGACAGTGTGGCACTAGTATCCTCATCGTAATCATCATATTCGCTCAGCAGAGAACCAACGTTGGGTGCGTCGCTTTGCGAAACTTGACCGGCTTCCACGTGCAGGATTTGCGTAGCTCGATTTAGCACCATCGCGTGTTGGGTTACAACGATGCGCGTTTTGTCCTTTAGTAACCCAAACAAGCAGTGCCGAATGATGTGTGAGGCAACATGTGCATCTAACGCTGACAGGATATCATCCAGCAGATAAATGCTCTTGTTCTGGTAGACTGCACGTGCTAGCGCTACTCGTGCTTTTTGGCCTCCGGATAGAGTACGACCTTGCTCACCAACACCGGTGCTATCGCCGCGCAATGCGTTAAGATCGTACTGCAATGCGCAGGCATGAATGACAGCTTTGTAGCGTGATTCGTCGTAAATTTCGCCCCACAGAATATTGTCCCGAATGGTGCCTTGCTGCAGCCATGCCGTCTGAGCCACGTACCCAAAGCCTTCGTTTACATTTGTCGATATTGCAACGGCACCGGCCGTGCACTGAAAGTAGCCCATTATTACCTGCAGCAGTGAGGATTTGCCCCCACCAACTGGACCTTCCAGGCAAACGAGCTCTCCTTGGCGCACCTGCAGTGTTAGGTCGCGGAACGCAAAGTCAATTATGTCTTCCTGCACCAGCTTCAAATCATTGCGACTGCGTTTGGTTTCGAACTCGAAGCTACCATCTTTGATTGCCAGCACGACGGGACGCTTCGAAGAATTGGAGTAGGATGCATCGAAAGCACTTAACGGGCGATAATACTCCTGCAGATTGACATCCGGTAGATCGAGAAGTTCTTGCACGCGCTTCAGCGATACCCACGCTTCGGTTAAACCATTCAGTACCCAGGGAAACGCATTTAACGGGCCGATCAACATGTTCAGCAATGCTACGCTGGTGTAGGTAGTGGCCGCTGTTAAGGGTTTTCCGAGCAGAATCGAGGTACCGAAGGTGAACAGGCACATCAGCACCGGAGTCGTGGCCCAAAAGTACACGCATAGCGCGTCCAGATATTTCCGCTTCCCTAGGAAGCGCATTTCCTCCTTTCGCTTGCTCTGGATCTTACCGATAAAGACATCCTCCCAGGCGTTCAATTTGATATCTTTGGCTCCACTGATGGTTTCCGTGGTGATTGTAACGCGACTGTCTTTCGCTGACATCAGCCCCTGGGAAAGTTGCCCGATTTTCTG
It contains:
- the LOC118514073 gene encoding multidrug resistance-associated protein 7; amino-acid sequence: MFIWDIFWTDICPTGLRPWVQSNSDLAPCFQELVLQLPILALFATFSSYFYGTHWRTVSRNDTQLRALRVRIFASLGLTIIPALKVLYIFRLHEELYPVDILLACVQLVAWPIHCCFLLSSMRKGSLSHRGPLVLIVLWTSLFALCAIWLHTNLHTEYWPWYAAHLAVYLCYGATLVSPGHAHYVRLRRTDHEERQALLSQSYTRFFEDLEETALGPIEDDANMLSKIVFYWVRPLIAKGVSGKLKRSDDLFDLPEALTLHRVTEKLQLALSTTTSLLKALHKCFGWEFYMIGLLRLLGDLSGFAGPILLGGLLRTEDIGNGTTLTDPADPNRPIDFRAYYYALALLTSAVISAFAAVHFNWRMTFVSSKMRMSIVTAIYQKSLSAKQLQTARPEILNLMSTDTDRIVNSCISFHSFWSIPFQLFTTLYLLYTQLGVAFMAGVLFAVLLIPINRKIAQKIGQLSQGLMSAKDSRVTITTETISGAKDIKLNAWEDVFIGKIQSKRKEEMRFLGKRKYLDALCVYFWATTPVLMCLFTFGTSILLGKPLTAATTYTSVALLNMLIGPLNAFPWVLNGLTEAWVSLKRVQELLDLPDVNLQEYYRPLSAFDASYSNSSKRPVVLAIKDGSFEFETKRSRNDLKLVQEDIIDFAFRDLTLQVRQGELVCLEGPVGGGKSSLLQVIMGYFQCTAGAVAISTNVNEGFGYVAQTAWLQQGTIRDNILWGEIYDESRYKAVIHACALQYDLNALRGDSTGVGEQGRTLSGGQKARVALARAVYQNKSIYLLDDILSALDAHVASHIIRHCLFGLLKDKTRIVVTQHAMVLNRATQILHVEAGQVSQSDAPNVGSLLSEYDDYDEDTSATLSIANDSTPYATVVRNEGDQRSNDSVLMEESREFGHLDRTVLGAYWQATGRSLGFWVVVAVLMMQISRNLTDAWLAYWVGTINQAPQNGTAFVDNPTVLEQKASEGVLAMVDHLLAPAFTDGSNGTSPSFYYLGIYATLAITNSLLTLLRAFLFAYAGLKAAKCIHDRLLNSVLYTKLQFFDVVPLGRILNRFSSDVYTVDDTLPFIMNILLAQFFGLLGALLISLYAMPWLGLLIVPLVPIYLSLQNKYRYASRDIKRLSSNALSPLYAHFTETLQGLTTIRALRGEKRFQRDFLYKLGESIKAQLSAAATQQWLGLRLQLLGAFLVGGSGLLAAITSAHTTSPELVGLAISYALSITGLLSGLLYAVAETEQELVAVERINQYCQLEPEVNADGSADPPFGWPSQGVVVFDNVHMRYREHLTYSIRSINMNVKPCERISIVGRTGSGKTSVMASLLRVAPLDKGTITVDFVNISTLPLDVLRSRIALISQDPFLFNGTIRDNLDPRAVHIDSEIWEAITCCLASPLVQALGGLYAQLDVSGANLSAGQKQLLCLTRALLKKSKIVLIDEGTSNLDFESESAVQLVLKNAFRGRTVIVVAHRLRGILDTDQVFVMQDGNIVEQGAPRDLADQPNSLLYALLQEQQNS